The following are encoded together in the Fodinibius salinus genome:
- the ribH gene encoding 6,7-dimethyl-8-ribityllumazine synthase, producing the protein MARKILEGHIEDTFTVGIVAAKWNSFITDELLAGACETLKDHGFTDEQIVVARCPGAYEIPFTARRLLPKVDGIVTLGSVIRGDTPHFEYVCEAVNRGVLKLNMSGNKPVVFGVLTTDDVQQAQKRCGLVGDHGNKGSETALALIHMLTLTESIDQL; encoded by the coding sequence ATGGCGCGGAAAATATTGGAAGGCCATATCGAGGATACATTCACTGTTGGTATTGTAGCGGCGAAATGGAATTCATTCATTACTGATGAACTATTAGCAGGAGCTTGTGAAACATTAAAAGATCATGGTTTTACTGACGAACAAATTGTTGTTGCTCGTTGCCCGGGTGCGTATGAAATTCCGTTTACTGCACGCCGGTTGCTTCCTAAAGTAGATGGGATTGTGACACTTGGATCGGTAATACGGGGAGACACACCTCATTTTGAGTATGTTTGTGAAGCAGTAAATCGTGGAGTGTTAAAATTAAATATGTCGGGCAATAAGCCAGTGGTTTTTGGAGTTTTAACTACGGATGATGTACAGCAGGCGCAGAAGCGATGTGGATTGGTTGGTGATCACGGTAACAAAGGATCAGAGACAGCGCTTGCTCTTATACACATGCTAACACTGACGGAAAGTATTGATCAATTATAA
- a CDS encoding isoprenyl transferase: MKPISLTNKEQATADKELQADLADQGEIPDHIAIIMDGNGRWAQNRGNLRAYGHKAGVNSVRDITEACAQIGVKYLTLYAFSTENWGRPKIEVNALMHLMARSLRKEAQNLKENNIKLQTIGQVDRFPKKCQRELREAILCTKENDGLHLCLALSYSGRWDITEAVKKISQRVKEGDIEPDEIDDETISAHLSTARIPDPELIIRTSGEYRLSNFLLWQLAYSELYITETYWPDFRRNELYKAIQSFQERDRRFGEISENNTKESMNLSVQELTS, translated from the coding sequence TTGAAACCAATATCACTCACAAATAAAGAACAAGCCACCGCCGATAAGGAATTGCAGGCGGATTTAGCTGATCAGGGAGAAATCCCCGATCATATAGCTATTATCATGGATGGTAATGGCCGTTGGGCTCAGAATCGCGGTAATTTGCGTGCTTACGGTCACAAAGCCGGAGTGAATTCTGTGCGTGATATTACTGAAGCTTGTGCTCAAATTGGAGTGAAATACCTGACGCTGTATGCTTTTTCAACGGAAAATTGGGGGCGTCCCAAGATTGAAGTAAATGCCTTAATGCATTTGATGGCTCGCTCTCTGCGCAAAGAAGCCCAAAATTTGAAAGAAAATAACATAAAACTTCAAACAATTGGCCAAGTCGACCGATTTCCGAAAAAGTGTCAGCGTGAACTTCGTGAAGCTATTTTATGTACGAAAGAAAATGATGGTCTGCATTTATGTTTAGCACTCAGTTATTCTGGCAGGTGGGATATTACTGAAGCTGTAAAGAAGATTTCGCAGCGAGTAAAAGAAGGTGATATTGAGCCTGATGAAATAGATGATGAAACGATAAGCGCTCATTTGTCAACAGCTCGTATTCCTGATCCTGAACTTATTATTCGTACTAGCGGTGAATACAGGCTTAGTAATTTTTTGTTGTGGCAGCTAGCTTACTCAGAATTATACATTACAGAAACTTACTGGCCAGATTTTCGCCGCAATGAACTTTATAAAGCCATCCAATCATTTCAAGAACGTGATCGCAGATTTGGTGAAATTTCTGAAAATAATACGAAGGAATCAATGAATCTGTCCGTTCAAGAGTTGACATCATAA
- the bamA gene encoding outer membrane protein assembly factor BamA, with amino-acid sequence MDNRPQQFKILGVEVEGLTTSREQFVIGTSGLQQGTTITVPGDAISGAIKSLYRTGLFSDIEIVETGREPGGIYLKIIVKEQPRLAEYTIKGVKKSQRKDLREELNLLRGYAVTESSLAQAKNTIRRYYKEEGYWNTEISIEKVKTDTVKNRVTVRINIDAGKKLEIKNITFDGNEQFTDRELRKSLKEIKEDRWWKFFSKKLYKKEDFEKAKQNLKSFYGERGFLDFRVTADTVYTFPYTQRRLFVLTTPARGINVNITVDEGPQYKVRDITWEGNTVYTDKKLTQTLGFEKGEIFNQKKFDKRLRINQSGPDVTSLYQDIGYLFFQVEPQIEVVGEDSVDLHMSIFEDEIAHIREVSFSGNTKTHGEIVRRTLRTVPGDKYSRQAVIRSVRELGQLGYFQQKSIKPNLSPDRESNKVDINYTLDESQSTDSFEFSGGFGGKGIGLILSAKLNFNNFSIQRALRGEGWNPIPSGDGQKLSLGVQVTGQGYQSYSIGFQEPWLAGRPLSLGVNMSYDLINYRGSNQRNELISSSVSLGRRLNWPDDYFTHRSELSYNLYDISNAQFLAEGTSSILTIKQVLERNSTNNKISPSAGSKLTISGEVAPPLPNFSQYYKFTTSYQNHTALIGKLVLTNTVEYGYLGYLGEGQRSNFKRFKLGGTQLQQRQSFIDDNIDLRGFPGGNTGSITPYVDGEAVGGRLYSKYSFELRYPAITQQQAQVYPYLFFDAGNAYLNFDKFQPFELKRSVGVGTRIYLPILGLVDLSYGYRLDGIQVPGSPVRAGEWQFLFNIGAPF; translated from the coding sequence ATGGATAATCGCCCCCAGCAGTTCAAAATTCTGGGTGTTGAAGTAGAAGGCTTAACGACCTCCCGAGAACAGTTTGTAATAGGTACCAGCGGATTACAGCAGGGAACGACCATTACCGTGCCCGGCGATGCTATTTCTGGTGCAATTAAAAGCTTATATCGCACGGGACTTTTTTCTGATATTGAAATTGTAGAAACTGGTCGTGAACCGGGTGGTATTTATTTAAAAATTATTGTTAAAGAACAGCCGCGCCTGGCAGAATATACTATCAAAGGTGTAAAAAAATCACAGCGTAAGGACTTACGAGAAGAGTTAAACCTGCTTCGCGGATATGCGGTAACGGAATCTTCACTAGCCCAAGCAAAGAATACTATTCGCCGTTACTATAAAGAAGAAGGGTATTGGAATACAGAAATCAGTATTGAAAAAGTTAAAACAGATACCGTTAAAAATCGGGTTACTGTACGCATTAATATTGATGCCGGAAAAAAACTCGAAATAAAAAATATTACTTTTGATGGTAATGAGCAGTTTACTGATCGTGAATTGCGGAAGTCTCTGAAGGAAATAAAGGAAGATCGTTGGTGGAAATTCTTTTCAAAAAAGTTGTATAAAAAGGAAGATTTTGAAAAAGCGAAACAAAACCTGAAATCATTCTATGGGGAACGAGGTTTTTTGGATTTTCGGGTTACTGCTGATACGGTTTACACCTTTCCTTATACGCAACGCCGATTATTCGTTTTGACAACTCCTGCAAGAGGAATTAATGTGAATATTACTGTTGATGAAGGTCCGCAGTATAAAGTTCGTGATATTACGTGGGAGGGTAATACTGTTTATACTGATAAAAAACTGACACAAACATTAGGATTTGAAAAAGGAGAGATCTTTAATCAGAAAAAATTTGATAAACGATTGCGGATCAACCAGTCCGGCCCGGACGTAACGAGTCTTTACCAGGATATTGGATATTTGTTTTTTCAGGTCGAGCCCCAAATTGAAGTGGTTGGAGAAGACTCTGTAGATTTGCATATGAGTATTTTTGAAGATGAAATTGCTCATATTCGAGAAGTTTCTTTTAGTGGAAATACAAAAACCCATGGCGAGATTGTTCGTCGTACACTGCGAACGGTACCAGGTGATAAGTATAGTCGCCAAGCTGTTATCCGAAGTGTTCGTGAATTAGGACAGCTTGGATATTTCCAACAGAAGTCTATTAAGCCTAATTTATCTCCGGATCGAGAAAGTAATAAAGTAGATATAAATTATACACTGGATGAATCGCAAAGTACTGATAGCTTTGAGTTTTCTGGCGGTTTCGGTGGAAAGGGTATTGGGCTAATTTTATCAGCTAAGCTAAATTTCAATAATTTCTCTATACAGCGTGCTCTGCGTGGCGAAGGCTGGAATCCTATACCATCAGGCGATGGTCAAAAGTTATCATTGGGTGTACAAGTTACAGGTCAAGGTTACCAAAGTTATAGTATTGGTTTTCAAGAACCGTGGTTGGCAGGACGCCCCCTCTCACTTGGGGTAAATATGAGTTATGACTTGATTAATTACAGGGGTTCTAACCAGCGTAATGAATTAATATCCAGCAGCGTGTCTCTGGGACGGCGTCTCAATTGGCCGGATGATTACTTTACCCATCGATCGGAATTGTCATATAATTTATATGATATTTCTAATGCGCAGTTCTTGGCAGAGGGTACATCAAGTATTTTGACGATAAAGCAGGTGTTAGAGCGAAACTCTACAAATAACAAAATTTCTCCCTCAGCTGGATCTAAGTTAACTATTTCCGGGGAAGTTGCACCGCCATTACCTAACTTTTCACAGTATTATAAATTTACAACTAGCTATCAGAATCATACCGCGTTAATTGGTAAATTAGTTCTTACTAATACAGTTGAGTATGGATATTTAGGATACCTCGGTGAAGGACAGCGAAGTAATTTTAAGCGGTTTAAATTGGGTGGCACGCAGCTGCAACAGCGCCAAAGTTTTATTGATGACAATATTGATCTCCGTGGATTCCCGGGTGGTAATACCGGTTCCATTACGCCTTATGTAGACGGAGAAGCAGTAGGTGGACGTCTTTATTCAAAATATTCATTTGAGCTTCGTTATCCTGCTATTACTCAACAGCAAGCGCAAGTGTATCCATATTTGTTCTTTGATGCCGGGAATGCTTATTTAAACTTTGATAAGTTTCAACCCTTTGAACTAAAACGTTCTGTAGGGGTTGGAACGCGCATTTATTTACCGATACTTGGATTAGTTGATCTCAGTTATGGTTATCGGCTGGATGGTATCCAGGTGCCGGGTAGTCCTGTGCGAGCCGGTGAATGGCAATTCCTCTTTAATATAGGAGCTCCTTTTTAA
- a CDS encoding OmpH family outer membrane protein: MNTDYILSQMSEYKGVQQQLRSISSEWRDRLDEMENEIKQLRENFQSKEILYTEEQKAQKKQEIQNKVQQRQNFLDQKFGADGEYFSRQKELLEPLQRKIFNAINEVAEQQNFDFVFDRAQNSSMLYRVQEWNLNEQVLQELGITLNDTSN; encoded by the coding sequence GTGAATACCGACTATATTTTATCACAAATGTCGGAATATAAGGGTGTACAGCAACAACTTCGGTCAATAAGTTCTGAATGGCGAGATCGGCTGGATGAAATGGAAAATGAGATTAAACAGCTCAGAGAAAATTTTCAGTCAAAAGAAATTTTATATACTGAAGAACAGAAAGCCCAAAAAAAGCAGGAAATTCAAAACAAAGTACAACAGCGCCAAAATTTTTTAGATCAGAAATTTGGTGCTGACGGTGAATATTTTTCCAGGCAAAAGGAGCTCCTTGAACCGTTACAGCGTAAAATTTTTAATGCAATAAATGAAGTAGCAGAACAACAAAATTTTGATTTTGTTTTTGACCGAGCACAGAATTCAAGTATGCTATACCGCGTTCAAGAATGGAATCTAAATGAGCAGGTACTACAAGAGCTTGGTATTACGTTAAATGATACAAGCAATTGA
- a CDS encoding OmpH family outer membrane protein translates to MIRKILSSTFLLLFVVGATAFGQAKIGYMNTQEVLNQLPERSKVQQKLNSFIQQKRQAVQQRTTSFQDSVAQLRENQSAMSEQEVAQAEQRLSQMQSSMRQFQQSVQQQIQRRRAELLQPIFDRMNKAIAEVAEAQNLDFVLNESTSNGDKIVYYSAQKRLNITDEVLQKMTETSSKN, encoded by the coding sequence ATGATTAGAAAGATACTAAGTTCAACGTTTTTGTTACTGTTCGTTGTCGGTGCTACGGCATTCGGGCAGGCTAAAATTGGGTATATGAATACGCAAGAAGTGTTAAATCAGCTTCCTGAAAGATCAAAAGTGCAGCAAAAGCTGAATTCATTTATCCAGCAAAAACGACAAGCGGTACAACAGCGAACCACTTCATTTCAAGATTCAGTTGCTCAGCTTCGGGAAAACCAATCGGCGATGTCTGAACAGGAAGTCGCGCAGGCAGAGCAGCGACTTAGCCAGATGCAGTCTTCCATGAGACAATTTCAACAGAGCGTACAACAACAGATACAACGACGCCGCGCTGAACTTTTGCAGCCTATTTTTGATAGAATGAACAAGGCTATTGCTGAAGTTGCCGAAGCACAAAATTTGGACTTTGTGCTAAATGAGTCAACTAGTAATGGCGATAAGATTGTATATTATTCAGCTCAGAAACGGCTAAATATTACCGATGAAGTGCTGCAAAAAATGACGGAAACATCTTCTAAGAATTAA
- a CDS encoding OmpH family outer membrane protein, translating to MLKRILSISFFCLCTIGLVGISIAQAQQKMQIGYVDPQSILNKMPEMKAVEQRLKNFTEKKKKEFANKQKDFQQKVSEYQQKESVISETAKKKEEQRLGKLNQELQQYQGKIRQQVQQKQQELVSPLLDQIDNAVSKVADSMGLTYVINTRTSNSDVIVLYASEEAKQKYDITDQVMEQLDI from the coding sequence ATGTTAAAACGAATACTTTCGATATCGTTTTTTTGTTTATGTACAATTGGCCTAGTGGGGATTTCTATAGCTCAGGCTCAGCAAAAAATGCAGATTGGGTATGTAGATCCACAGTCAATTCTAAATAAAATGCCTGAAATGAAAGCTGTTGAACAACGGCTGAAAAATTTTACGGAAAAAAAGAAAAAAGAGTTTGCCAATAAACAGAAAGATTTCCAGCAAAAGGTTTCTGAATATCAACAGAAGGAATCCGTAATTTCCGAGACGGCCAAGAAAAAGGAAGAACAACGACTTGGCAAGTTGAATCAGGAGTTGCAGCAATATCAAGGAAAGATTAGACAGCAAGTACAACAAAAGCAGCAAGAGCTGGTAAGTCCGTTGTTAGATCAAATTGATAATGCCGTTAGCAAGGTCGCAGATAGTATGGGATTAACTTATGTTATTAATACCAGAACCAGTAATTCAGACGTAATTGTACTCTATGCTTCAGAGGAAGCAAAACAAAAGTATGATATTACGGATCAAGTAATGGAGCAGCTGGATATTTAG
- a CDS encoding vWA domain-containing protein has product MLFKYQQWDERFAKKNSKAPFDILWDTFQELLTIASGDVSQAIKWLTELDEEYDITDQFEEYSVDNFIDELQERGYLTEDEEQNELSMTHKAERSLRKRSLEEIFDSLKKGTAGTHQTDHTGQGLERQPETRQWQQGDDITNIDSTGTMMNMLKHSSIDKMQLREDDIRIHNTDHYTSVATVLLIDLSHSMVLYGEDRITPAKKVAMALSELILNDYAKDSLDIVAFGNEAWEISIEELPYLKVGPYHTNTQQALQRARHILHQRKYANKQIFMITDGKPSCIIEDGEIYKNSFGLDRKIVNKVLDEGVKCRRDDIDITTFMIARDQYLQDFVRELTKANKGRAYFASLDNLGEYIFEDYIRNRKKRVK; this is encoded by the coding sequence ATGCTTTTCAAGTATCAACAATGGGACGAACGATTTGCCAAAAAGAATTCCAAAGCTCCTTTTGATATCCTTTGGGATACTTTCCAAGAGCTGCTTACTATTGCCAGTGGAGACGTTTCACAAGCAATAAAGTGGCTAACCGAACTTGATGAAGAATATGATATTACAGACCAGTTTGAGGAATATAGTGTCGATAACTTTATTGACGAACTGCAAGAACGCGGTTACCTCACAGAAGATGAGGAACAAAACGAACTTTCCATGACTCACAAAGCTGAGCGTAGCCTTCGCAAACGTTCGCTTGAAGAGATTTTTGATAGTCTTAAAAAAGGAACAGCCGGCACCCATCAAACCGATCATACCGGACAGGGATTAGAACGACAACCAGAGACCCGCCAATGGCAGCAAGGCGATGATATTACTAATATCGACAGTACCGGCACTATGATGAACATGTTGAAGCATAGCAGTATTGATAAAATGCAGCTTAGGGAAGACGATATCAGAATACATAATACCGACCATTACACATCTGTTGCTACAGTATTACTTATCGACCTGAGCCACTCTATGGTTCTGTATGGTGAAGATCGTATTACTCCTGCCAAAAAGGTGGCAATGGCCCTGTCAGAACTTATCCTAAACGATTATGCAAAGGATTCGCTCGACATTGTGGCCTTTGGTAACGAAGCTTGGGAAATCAGCATCGAAGAACTCCCTTATTTAAAAGTGGGTCCTTATCATACAAATACACAACAGGCACTTCAGAGAGCCCGACATATCCTGCACCAGCGAAAATATGCCAATAAACAAATTTTTATGATTACCGACGGCAAACCATCATGCATCATAGAAGATGGAGAAATTTATAAAAATAGTTTTGGCCTGGATCGTAAAATTGTCAACAAGGTCCTTGATGAAGGTGTAAAATGCCGCCGTGATGATATCGACATTACCACCTTTATGATTGCCCGCGATCAGTACCTGCAGGATTTTGTTCGTGAGCTAACGAAAGCCAACAAAGGCCGCGCCTATTTTGCCTCTCTTGATAACTTGGGAGAATATATTTTTGAGGATTACATTCGAAACCGAAAAAAAAGAGTCAAATAA
- a CDS encoding ribonuclease HII: MNKLANKNEKNPDRIRFERMLWDEGFCRIMGLDEVGRGCLAGPVVAGGVIFEPGTNIKEIKDSKKLSLEERKSLSQLIKEKAVYWTLQWCSPKEIDQWNILQASLKAMTRCTEESDANPDFLLVDGNKFSTGLCPHKCLVKGDDRSMSIAAASIIAKVYRDNWMIKLHDEYPYYGWQTNVGYPTAEHYEGLKEYGQTKHHRQSFSLKTDKIFDNQ, encoded by the coding sequence ATGAATAAGTTGGCAAACAAAAATGAAAAAAATCCCGATCGCATCCGGTTTGAACGAATGCTTTGGGATGAGGGATTTTGTCGAATCATGGGGCTGGACGAAGTAGGCCGAGGTTGTCTGGCTGGTCCGGTGGTAGCGGGAGGCGTAATTTTTGAGCCCGGCACAAATATCAAAGAGATTAAAGACAGTAAAAAACTTTCGCTTGAGGAACGAAAATCGCTGAGCCAATTAATTAAAGAAAAAGCAGTTTATTGGACGTTGCAATGGTGTAGTCCTAAAGAAATTGACCAGTGGAATATTTTACAGGCATCTCTTAAGGCTATGACTCGCTGTACAGAAGAAAGCGATGCTAATCCTGATTTTTTATTGGTGGATGGTAATAAATTCAGTACTGGGTTATGTCCTCACAAATGTTTGGTTAAGGGGGATGATCGTTCAATGAGCATTGCAGCAGCTTCAATTATTGCAAAAGTTTATCGGGATAATTGGATGATTAAGCTGCACGATGAGTATCCTTACTATGGATGGCAAACGAATGTTGGGTATCCTACCGCCGAACACTATGAAGGATTAAAAGAGTACGGGCAGACTAAACATCATCGGCAAAGCTTTTCATTAAAAACCGATAAGATTTTTGATAATCAGTAG
- the rodA gene encoding rod shape-determining protein RodA, giving the protein MNNLREMSWSIIGLWVALIAVGLVAIYSATQGPVAQYLPDYIQVNFYKQLISFGLAAILLVGMLFINPRTFQEGAYIFYGIGLLLMILTLLFGKEVNNSRSWLALGPFNLQTSEIMKIATVLAVANYLTSRRNVSAENLKSALTTVLLILIPTVLVILQNDTGTAIIFISMIPVILFWSGLPYGISLFIISPAIIGYLTIIGWYWGLASAIILTLLVFMLQRRTWLTFASFVTGLIIIIGVQVSLSQLLQPHQRARIEAFTNPSFDPQGAGWNVIQAKTAIGSGGLYGKGFMEGTQTQLRFLPEQWTDFIFCVIGEEFGFIGASFVVLLLIALSLRLLMAAASHKHPFAQLVIVGFTTILFTHLIINIGSATALIPVIGVPLPFISYGGSALITNTIMLGVCLNLDFYKRQFSIYR; this is encoded by the coding sequence ATGAATAATTTACGAGAAATGAGCTGGTCAATTATTGGCCTCTGGGTAGCCCTTATAGCTGTTGGGCTAGTAGCCATTTACAGTGCCACTCAAGGTCCGGTAGCACAATACTTGCCTGATTATATTCAGGTCAATTTTTATAAGCAGCTTATCTCATTTGGCTTGGCAGCAATTTTACTTGTTGGAATGCTATTTATAAATCCCCGTACCTTTCAAGAAGGAGCCTATATTTTTTACGGCATTGGCCTGCTTTTAATGATACTCACCCTGCTTTTTGGGAAAGAGGTTAATAACTCCAGAAGCTGGTTAGCATTAGGTCCCTTTAATCTGCAAACCAGTGAGATCATGAAAATTGCAACGGTCCTTGCTGTGGCCAACTACTTGACGAGCCGACGCAATGTATCTGCGGAAAATTTAAAATCGGCACTCACTACTGTCTTGCTCATCCTGATACCAACGGTGTTAGTTATTCTGCAAAATGATACGGGGACAGCTATTATTTTTATCTCCATGATACCGGTCATTCTCTTCTGGTCCGGGTTACCGTATGGTATTTCTCTTTTTATCATCTCTCCGGCCATCATAGGGTATTTAACTATTATCGGATGGTACTGGGGACTGGCTTCAGCCATTATTCTAACGCTATTAGTCTTTATGCTTCAACGCCGTACTTGGCTTACCTTTGCTTCTTTTGTTACAGGATTAATTATCATTATTGGCGTCCAGGTTTCGCTCTCACAATTATTGCAGCCTCACCAACGGGCACGTATTGAAGCCTTCACCAATCCCTCTTTTGATCCCCAGGGAGCCGGCTGGAATGTTATACAGGCAAAAACGGCCATTGGTTCCGGAGGGCTATACGGCAAAGGATTTATGGAAGGTACCCAAACACAATTGCGCTTTTTACCGGAACAGTGGACCGACTTTATCTTTTGTGTTATCGGTGAAGAATTTGGATTTATAGGTGCTTCATTTGTAGTATTGCTGCTCATTGCCCTTTCACTTCGTTTGCTTATGGCTGCTGCAAGTCATAAACATCCCTTTGCCCAACTCGTGATTGTAGGCTTTACCACTATCCTATTCACCCATCTTATCATTAATATTGGCTCTGCAACAGCTTTAATACCGGTTATTGGAGTTCCCCTTCCCTTCATCAGTTACGGCGGTTCAGCACTAATTACAAACACAATAATGTTAGGTGTTTGTTTGAACCTCGACTTCTATAAAAGACAGTTCAGCATTTATCGATAG
- the mrdA gene encoding penicillin-binding protein 2: MRHRKNKRPQISIRVLQSIIIILGLIILGRLFQLQILQHDTYGPLSRKNSLRQEVIQPARGLIYDRNQNLLVDNEPIYTITINPASYDSKNTPLLANLLGIPSKDVKKRVQKAKTYSWYRSSRLFTEINFSTFSIIQENIWRLPGIGHQVESKRHYPVDSLKASHLLGYLREVSKKEYSSKKNYHLGDKTGKSGLELAYQDQLRGTLGTKYIRINAMGQKVGPFRDGRIDEAPQKGADLITTIDTKLQLLAEDLLKDKRGAVVALNPDNGAVLSMASAPTYDIRKLSRRIDSTYWQTINADTTDPLFNRAVSSEQPPGSTFKPLMALMGLEMDIINPETEIESPGYYVRGRRYNDLADPGTYNVGKALQESSNTFFFWLMDQIATTKGLNRWHKLASSFGLGQRNNIDLPNEATGTLPDSSYFDKIIGKNKWGIGDQLNLGIGQGFMSASPLQMALVAAEIGNGGYWIQPHIVQQIQQSNGQVLRTNPKKEKISWVDKNELAVVKDGMRRVVTTGSGRYYADLDSITVAGKTGTAQNPHGKDHGWFISFAPVDDPKIAIAVLVENGGYGSQSAAPIASLMIEQYLNGEIDRSWVYNYVKTFNPINKDDQNSNEQDSVSINE; this comes from the coding sequence ATGCGCCACCGTAAAAACAAACGTCCACAAATCTCCATTCGGGTACTCCAGTCAATTATTATTATTCTGGGGCTGATCATTTTGGGACGCCTTTTTCAGCTACAAATTCTTCAGCATGATACCTATGGCCCATTAAGTCGCAAAAACTCTCTCCGTCAAGAAGTTATTCAACCAGCACGAGGACTTATTTACGACCGGAATCAAAATTTACTAGTGGACAATGAACCGATTTATACCATCACCATAAATCCAGCGAGTTACGATTCCAAAAACACTCCTCTTTTAGCAAATTTACTGGGAATACCTAGCAAAGACGTTAAGAAACGTGTTCAAAAAGCAAAGACCTATTCTTGGTACCGTTCTTCGCGGTTATTCACTGAAATTAACTTTAGCACATTTTCAATCATCCAAGAAAATATCTGGCGACTGCCGGGCATTGGTCACCAGGTAGAAAGTAAACGACATTATCCCGTTGATAGCCTTAAAGCGTCTCACCTTTTGGGATATCTGCGCGAAGTTTCGAAAAAAGAATATTCCAGTAAGAAGAATTATCACTTGGGTGATAAAACTGGAAAAAGCGGACTTGAATTGGCTTATCAGGACCAGCTTAGAGGTACGTTAGGAACTAAATATATTCGCATTAACGCTATGGGGCAGAAGGTTGGCCCTTTCAGAGATGGTCGCATTGATGAGGCACCCCAAAAAGGAGCTGATTTAATTACTACCATCGATACGAAATTACAACTACTGGCCGAAGATCTGCTCAAAGATAAACGGGGAGCTGTTGTTGCCCTTAATCCCGATAACGGAGCCGTACTTAGCATGGCCAGTGCTCCTACTTACGATATACGTAAGCTATCCAGGCGCATTGATTCTACCTACTGGCAAACAATAAATGCCGACACTACCGATCCTCTGTTCAACAGAGCTGTGTCAAGTGAACAACCACCGGGTTCAACTTTTAAACCCCTTATGGCACTTATGGGACTTGAAATGGATATTATTAATCCAGAAACTGAAATTGAAAGTCCCGGCTATTACGTACGCGGTCGTCGATATAATGATCTTGCCGATCCCGGAACGTATAATGTAGGCAAAGCCCTGCAGGAATCAAGCAATACCTTTTTCTTTTGGCTAATGGATCAAATTGCTACTACTAAAGGGCTTAATCGTTGGCACAAACTGGCTTCATCATTTGGACTTGGGCAGCGAAATAATATTGATTTACCTAATGAAGCAACGGGCACACTCCCCGACAGCAGCTATTTCGACAAGATCATAGGTAAAAATAAATGGGGAATTGGTGATCAGCTAAACCTTGGAATAGGCCAAGGTTTTATGTCAGCTTCCCCCCTCCAGATGGCATTAGTTGCCGCAGAAATTGGTAACGGAGGGTACTGGATTCAACCGCATATCGTCCAACAAATTCAACAGAGTAATGGTCAAGTTCTTCGAACCAATCCAAAAAAGGAAAAAATTAGTTGGGTTGATAAAAATGAACTGGCCGTCGTAAAAGATGGTATGAGACGCGTAGTTACAACAGGTAGTGGCCGATATTATGCTGATCTTGACAGCATAACTGTCGCTGGCAAAACGGGTACGGCTCAAAATCCTCATGGTAAAGATCACGGGTGGTTTATCAGTTTCGCTCCCGTCGATGATCCCAAAATTGCCATTGCTGTTCTTGTAGAAAATGGGGGGTATGGATCACAATCCGCAGCACCAATTGCTTCACTTATGATTGAGCAATACCTGAATGGCGAAATCGATCGATCCTGGGTATATAATTACGTCAAAACGTTTAATCCGATTAATAAAGATGATCAAAATTCTAATGAGCAGGATTCGGTGAGTATCAATGAATAA
- the mreD gene encoding rod shape-determining protein MreD, producing the protein MNPDRLKHIGLGILFLVVQIVIFRHLKIYQIQPDLVLVFLIWYAARQNRTSAIVMAAGLGFLQDALLDLWGLHMFSKTLLVFLSFNFIPKNKSKNLLIGQVFLIILIAAIIHNLIFLGLNSAIINYTGETYFWRYLLGNSLYTAFVAGVLYLFQSK; encoded by the coding sequence GTGAACCCTGACAGACTTAAACATATTGGCCTCGGCATTCTTTTTCTGGTAGTTCAGATTGTAATATTTCGACATTTAAAAATTTACCAGATACAACCGGATCTAGTACTTGTATTTCTCATCTGGTATGCTGCTCGACAAAATCGTACTTCAGCAATCGTAATGGCAGCTGGTCTTGGCTTTTTACAGGATGCACTGCTCGATCTTTGGGGATTACACATGTTCTCTAAGACATTACTTGTCTTTTTGAGCTTTAACTTTATCCCAAAAAATAAGAGCAAAAACCTACTTATTGGTCAAGTTTTTCTAATTATTCTTATTGCTGCAATAATACATAATCTCATTTTCTTAGGCCTCAATAGCGCCATCATAAACTATACCGGGGAAACATATTTTTGGCGATACTTGTTGGGTAATAGTCTATATACTGCTTTTGTTGCCGGTGTTCTATACCTGTTTCAAAGCAAATAA